Proteins co-encoded in one Pseudorhizobium banfieldiae genomic window:
- a CDS encoding pirin family protein, with the protein MSFFPGTDPQAGDRFACDAIENLIIPRSSDIGGFAVRRALPSRQRRLVGPFIFFDRMGPALLRAGEALDVKPHPHIGLSTVTYLFDGEIKHRDSLGTELVIRPGDINLMTAGRGIVHSERTPENLRGRPFSVSGLQTWLALPDDREEIDPAFSHTGFDAMPVIDDDGASGRVVIGNFAGLSSPVPVFTDTLYVDLRLAPSRRFPFPAAHEERAVYILSGELNVAGDGFAADQLLVFRPGDEITLEAGPQGCHLMLVGGAALNSKRYIWWNFVSSSRDRIEKAKEEWRTGRFDLVPGDEEEFVPLPNM; encoded by the coding sequence ATGTCCTTCTTCCCCGGAACAGATCCACAAGCCGGCGATCGCTTTGCCTGCGACGCCATCGAGAACCTGATTATCCCGCGATCGAGCGACATCGGCGGCTTTGCTGTCCGCCGCGCGCTGCCGAGCCGTCAGCGTCGCCTCGTCGGCCCCTTCATCTTCTTCGACCGCATGGGCCCGGCGCTGCTGCGCGCCGGTGAAGCCCTCGACGTCAAGCCGCATCCGCATATCGGCCTTTCCACCGTCACCTACCTCTTCGACGGTGAGATCAAGCACCGCGACAGTCTCGGCACGGAACTGGTGATCCGGCCAGGCGACATCAACCTGATGACGGCAGGACGCGGGATCGTCCATTCGGAGCGGACGCCGGAAAACCTGCGGGGACGACCGTTCTCCGTCTCGGGTCTGCAGACCTGGCTCGCCCTGCCAGATGACCGGGAGGAGATCGACCCGGCATTCTCCCATACCGGTTTCGACGCCATGCCCGTAATAGACGATGACGGCGCGAGTGGCCGCGTGGTGATTGGTAACTTCGCCGGCCTCTCATCGCCGGTTCCGGTGTTCACCGACACGCTCTACGTGGATCTCCGCCTCGCGCCGTCCCGGCGCTTTCCCTTTCCGGCAGCCCACGAGGAGCGGGCGGTCTACATCCTTTCCGGCGAGCTCAACGTGGCGGGCGACGGGTTCGCCGCAGACCAGTTGCTCGTCTTCCGCCCCGGTGACGAGATCACCCTCGAAGCAGGCCCACAGGGCTGCCATCTGATGCTCGTCGGCGGTGCCGCCCTCAACTCCAAGCGCTATATCTGGTGGAACTTTGTCTCCTCCTCGCGTGACAGGATCGAGAAGGCAAAGGAAGAGTGGCGAACCGGACGCTTCGACCTTGTGCCGGGAGACGAAGAAGAGTTTGTGCCCTTGCCCAATATGTGA
- a CDS encoding GNAT family N-acetyltransferase encodes MGRIRALTESDAGAVAALFQRVFRRQKTPPPAALLADIRAVYLDDEACDPELPSLVHVEDDGALSGFIGRHVLAMTLGDRPLRMALCSSIMVDAERTGPLSGAKLLKAALEGPQDLSFTDTASDVSLRMWRGLGGLALPQHSLDWVRIVDPAMALLDGAGYRLSFLSHLKPLARMAGRRVRSRVRTDPLRWAAFPDNQKAVTTRTIEPEEFADIFGTCIRHLSLRPAWPAEETARLARKAMTKPAYGEAVIIGMFDRRQTAIGASFYHVRAGSSARVLQLLALPGQEGPVLDAVLVDAAARGASLVRGRMQPAFMNAMLGRRLALVNTGSSIVHSRDEALLEKARSGDAFLNGLAGEQWSRMIGGAS; translated from the coding sequence ATGGGCAGGATACGAGCACTGACGGAGAGTGACGCGGGAGCTGTGGCAGCGCTCTTCCAGCGCGTCTTTCGCCGGCAGAAAACGCCGCCACCCGCCGCTTTGCTTGCGGATATCCGCGCCGTCTATCTCGATGACGAGGCCTGCGATCCGGAACTGCCATCCCTGGTGCATGTCGAGGACGATGGAGCGCTGAGCGGCTTCATCGGACGGCACGTGCTGGCCATGACGCTCGGCGATAGGCCGCTCCGCATGGCGCTCTGCAGCTCCATCATGGTCGATGCGGAAAGAACCGGACCGCTTTCCGGTGCCAAGCTGCTGAAGGCAGCGCTGGAGGGACCCCAGGACCTTTCCTTTACCGATACCGCCAGCGATGTTTCCCTGCGCATGTGGCGGGGCCTGGGCGGTTTGGCACTTCCCCAACACAGCCTGGACTGGGTTCGCATCGTCGACCCGGCGATGGCCCTGCTGGATGGTGCCGGTTACCGTCTTTCGTTCCTCAGCCATCTGAAACCTCTGGCCCGAATGGCAGGTCGCCGTGTTCGCAGCCGCGTCCGGACCGATCCGCTGCGTTGGGCGGCTTTTCCGGACAACCAGAAGGCGGTGACGACACGAACCATCGAGCCGGAAGAGTTCGCCGACATCTTCGGGACCTGTATCCGGCACCTTTCGCTACGGCCCGCCTGGCCAGCAGAAGAAACCGCCCGACTAGCCCGCAAGGCGATGACAAAGCCGGCTTACGGCGAAGCTGTCATTATCGGCATGTTCGACCGGAGACAGACGGCAATCGGTGCCAGCTTCTACCACGTTCGAGCGGGCTCCAGTGCTCGGGTCCTGCAGCTTCTTGCCCTGCCGGGGCAGGAAGGACCGGTCCTCGATGCGGTCCTGGTCGATGCGGCGGCACGGGGAGCCAGCCTCGTGCGGGGTCGCATGCAACCGGCATTCATGAACGCCATGCTCGGCCGCCGCCTGGCACTCGTCAACACCGGGTCCAGCATCGTCCATTCCCGCGATGAAGCTCTTCTGGAAAAGGCCAGATCCGGTGACGCCTTCCTCAATGGACTGGCGGGCGAACAATGGAGCCGCATGATCGGCGGCGCGAGCTAA
- a CDS encoding DUF1850 domain-containing protein, whose product MSLCVLAGGKTIALAISAFTLSWTHSVEKTEWREHWELTPAGLELAEAAVKGSGAGMEPGPDAVLREGWWVWEPGLAPQQRISLAASGATGRGWTLCHDSGCMEVGAAAGDAVVLEPCTEPSGTP is encoded by the coding sequence GTGAGCCTCTGCGTGCTGGCGGGCGGCAAGACCATCGCGCTGGCCATCTCCGCCTTCACCCTGTCCTGGACACATTCCGTCGAGAAGACGGAATGGCGGGAGCACTGGGAGCTGACGCCGGCGGGGCTGGAACTCGCGGAAGCTGCCGTGAAGGGATCCGGGGCGGGCATGGAGCCTGGGCCTGATGCCGTATTGCGCGAAGGCTGGTGGGTCTGGGAGCCGGGACTGGCGCCACAGCAACGGATCTCACTTGCAGCCTCCGGCGCGACCGGAAGGGGATGGACGCTCTGCCACGACAGTGGCTGCATGGAGGTCGGAGCCGCGGCCGGCGACGCGGTCGTCCTCGAACCCTGCACCGAGCCTTCAGGGACGCCATAA
- a CDS encoding TRAP transporter permease: protein MSDLAAVESKPAPHNAEEAIEGLPSGFGSGMAGRIAFWIAFTFSLFQLWTAAYGTLPSQVVRAMHVGFLLLLGFVLFGNLVAKTKAGKAWFWSLGILGFLTGIYNWIFYEQLILRSGFHTPLDLTVATVMILLVFEGARRLMGLPLTIIAAIFLAYCFFGQYFPPPFIHRGYDFELIVEHFGFGTEGIYGTPIYVSAAYIFIFVVFAAFLERAGMLALFNDFALGLVGTWRGGPAQVCVMSSALMGTISGSGVANVVASGQFTIPLMKRFGFRSSFAGGVEATSSMGGQIMPPVMGAVAFIMAETLNVPYADIVKAALIPAILYFGVCFWTVFLEAGKAGLRGMDRAELPNPWQAVREHWPLVLPLAVLVYLLFAGYTPIFAGTMGLALVVVLILGMPLAASIGPFVFRLVFWLAVGLAAASFLKFGVNFLALVILALIAACFFVKGGRETLGICRDAMAEGAKNALPVGIACAIVGIVIGTLTLTGIASTFIGFIIRVGEDNLFLSLVLTMITCLILGMGIPTIPNYIITSSLAGPALLELGVPLLVSHMFVFYFGIMADLTPPVALACFAAAPMAKTSGLKISIQATKLAAAGFIVPFMAVYTPALMLQDAGPIAAAWGYPVEVAYIFVKACFGIALWGVAVVGFLFAPLAMWERVLAFAAGASVVLALPWTDELGWALGIIMVGQHWLRARRSSRPVAVP from the coding sequence ATGAGCGATCTTGCAGCAGTGGAGAGCAAGCCTGCCCCGCATAATGCGGAAGAGGCAATCGAGGGCCTGCCTTCTGGCTTTGGCAGCGGCATGGCCGGCCGGATCGCCTTCTGGATCGCCTTTACCTTCTCGCTGTTCCAGCTCTGGACCGCCGCCTACGGTACTCTGCCGAGCCAGGTCGTAAGGGCCATGCATGTGGGCTTCCTGCTGTTGCTGGGCTTCGTGCTCTTCGGCAACCTGGTCGCCAAGACGAAGGCCGGGAAGGCCTGGTTCTGGTCGCTCGGGATCCTCGGCTTCCTGACCGGCATCTACAACTGGATCTTCTACGAGCAGCTCATTCTGCGCAGCGGGTTCCACACGCCGCTCGACCTGACCGTCGCGACGGTGATGATCTTGCTGGTCTTCGAAGGTGCGCGGCGACTGATGGGTCTGCCGCTGACGATCATCGCGGCAATCTTCCTCGCCTATTGCTTCTTCGGCCAGTATTTTCCGCCGCCCTTCATCCATCGCGGCTATGATTTCGAACTGATCGTCGAGCACTTCGGCTTCGGCACCGAAGGCATCTACGGCACGCCTATCTATGTCTCGGCGGCCTATATCTTCATCTTCGTTGTCTTCGCCGCCTTCCTGGAGCGCGCCGGCATGCTGGCGCTGTTCAATGATTTTGCCCTTGGACTGGTCGGCACCTGGCGCGGTGGGCCCGCGCAGGTCTGCGTGATGTCCTCGGCGCTGATGGGTACCATTTCGGGCTCCGGCGTCGCCAATGTGGTGGCCAGCGGCCAGTTCACCATTCCCCTGATGAAGCGGTTCGGCTTCCGCTCGTCCTTCGCTGGCGGGGTGGAGGCGACCTCCTCCATGGGCGGACAGATCATGCCGCCGGTGATGGGCGCGGTCGCCTTCATCATGGCCGAGACGCTGAACGTGCCCTATGCGGACATCGTCAAGGCGGCCCTGATCCCTGCCATTCTCTATTTTGGGGTCTGCTTCTGGACCGTGTTCCTTGAAGCCGGCAAGGCCGGCCTGCGCGGCATGGACAGGGCGGAACTGCCCAATCCCTGGCAGGCCGTCAGGGAGCACTGGCCCCTGGTCCTGCCGCTCGCCGTCCTCGTCTATCTGCTATTTGCCGGCTACACGCCGATCTTCGCAGGCACGATGGGACTGGCGCTGGTGGTCGTGCTGATCCTCGGCATGCCGCTTGCCGCGTCGATCGGCCCCTTTGTCTTCCGGCTGGTGTTCTGGTTGGCGGTGGGTCTTGCTGCCGCATCCTTCCTGAAGTTCGGTGTAAATTTCCTGGCGCTCGTCATCCTCGCACTCATTGCCGCCTGCTTCTTCGTCAAGGGCGGCCGCGAAACGCTCGGGATCTGCCGCGACGCTATGGCAGAAGGCGCGAAGAACGCGCTGCCTGTCGGGATCGCCTGCGCCATCGTCGGCATCGTCATCGGCACGCTGACCCTGACCGGCATTGCCTCGACCTTCATCGGCTTCATCATCCGGGTGGGGGAGGACAACCTGTTCCTTTCGCTGGTGCTGACGATGATCACGTGCCTCATTCTCGGCATGGGCATCCCGACCATCCCGAACTACATCATCACCTCGTCGCTCGCGGGCCCTGCCCTGCTGGAACTCGGTGTGCCGCTTCTCGTCTCCCACATGTTCGTCTTCTATTTCGGGATCATGGCCGACCTGACGCCGCCGGTGGCGCTCGCCTGCTTCGCTGCGGCACCCATGGCCAAGACATCAGGATTGAAGATATCGATCCAGGCCACCAAGCTTGCAGCAGCGGGCTTCATCGTGCCCTTCATGGCGGTCTACACGCCGGCCCTGATGCTGCAGGACGCCGGACCGATCGCCGCGGCCTGGGGATATCCCGTGGAGGTGGCCTACATCTTCGTCAAGGCCTGCTTCGGCATCGCCCTCTGGGGCGTTGCCGTCGTAGGCTTCCTCTTCGCTCCGCTGGCGATGTGGGAGCGGGTTCTGGCCTTCGCTGCCGGGGCCTCCGTCGTGCTCGCCCTTCCCTGGACCGACGAACTCGGCTGGGCGCTCGGCATCATCATGGTGGGTCAGCACTGGCTGCGGGCGCGGCGATCTTCACGCCCTGTCGCCGTACCGTGA
- a CDS encoding TAXI family TRAP transporter solute-binding subunit has translation MNLVLAATMAVSATFASAGAKAQEFINVLTGGTSGVYYPLGVALSEIYGEKIEGVRTQVQATKASVENLNLLQAGRGEIGFALGDSVQMGWEGNTEAGFPGKLDKLRGIAAIYPNYIQIVASQESGVKSLADLKGKSLSVGAPKSGTELNARAIFKAAGMSYEDLGKTEYLPFAESVELIKNRQLDATLQSAGLGVASIRDLAASVPINVVAVPAADVEKIGAPYMAVTIPAGTYDGQTEDVPTAAVGNFLITHEGVSEETAYQMTKLLFENLDRLAASHAAAKAIDPKKALDGMPVPLHPGAERYYKEAGLMQ, from the coding sequence ATCAACCTCGTGCTCGCCGCCACCATGGCGGTTTCCGCCACTTTCGCATCTGCGGGAGCCAAGGCGCAGGAGTTCATCAACGTCCTCACCGGCGGCACCTCGGGCGTCTACTATCCGCTCGGCGTCGCGCTTTCGGAAATCTATGGCGAGAAGATCGAGGGCGTCCGCACGCAGGTGCAGGCAACCAAGGCATCCGTCGAAAACCTCAACCTGCTACAGGCCGGCCGCGGCGAGATCGGTTTCGCGCTCGGCGATTCCGTCCAGATGGGCTGGGAAGGCAACACCGAGGCAGGTTTCCCCGGCAAGCTCGACAAGCTGCGCGGTATCGCAGCGATCTACCCGAACTACATCCAGATCGTCGCCAGCCAGGAGTCCGGCGTGAAGTCGCTCGCCGACCTGAAGGGCAAGAGCCTGTCCGTCGGCGCACCGAAGTCCGGAACGGAGCTGAATGCCCGGGCAATATTCAAGGCCGCCGGCATGTCCTATGAGGACCTTGGCAAGACGGAATACCTGCCGTTTGCGGAATCCGTCGAACTCATCAAGAACCGCCAGCTCGACGCGACACTTCAGTCTGCCGGCCTCGGCGTCGCCTCGATCCGCGACCTTGCCGCCTCCGTGCCGATCAACGTGGTCGCCGTTCCAGCGGCCGACGTTGAAAAAATCGGCGCGCCCTATATGGCGGTGACCATCCCCGCCGGCACCTATGACGGCCAGACCGAAGACGTTCCGACGGCAGCCGTCGGCAACTTCCTCATCACCCATGAGGGGGTTTCGGAAGAGACCGCCTATCAGATGACGAAGCTGCTCTTCGAGAACCTCGACCGCCTTGCAGCATCACATGCTGCGGCGAAGGCAATCGACCCGAAGAAGGCACTCGACGGCATGCCCGTTCCGCTGCACCCGGGCGCTGAGCGCTACTACAAAGAAGCCGGGCTGATGCAGTAA
- a CDS encoding exodeoxyribonuclease VII small subunit, which yields MTETAEIIDVSGYTFEKAVAELESIVARLERGDVALDESIAIYERGEALKKHCEKLLAAAENRIEKIRLDRAGKPQGVEPLDGE from the coding sequence ATGACCGAGACCGCGGAAATCATCGACGTCAGCGGCTATACCTTCGAGAAGGCCGTGGCGGAGCTCGAGAGCATCGTCGCGCGGCTGGAGCGGGGTGACGTGGCGCTGGACGAGTCCATCGCCATCTACGAACGCGGCGAAGCCTTGAAGAAACACTGCGAGAAACTTCTTGCCGCGGCAGAGAACCGGATCGAGAAAATCCGCCTCGACCGAGCAGGCAAACCGCAGGGCGTGGAACCCCTCGACGGCGAGTGA
- a CDS encoding histone deacetylase family protein gives MSTRLYEHDIFLEHRTPEGHPERADRLRSLAIALQHPNFEKLDRKKAPQASEDAVLLAHPEEHLRAVVREIPEEDEVHQIEADTYVGPRSLEAALTGVGAAMAAVDDVFTGAADNVFVAARPPGHHAEKTKAMGFCLFNTAAIAARHAQKTYGAERVAIVDWDVHHGNGTQDIFWDDPSVLFCSTHQMPLYPWTGAKDETGTKGNIVNAPLEKDSASEHFREAFKNRVIPALENFRPDFLIISAGFDAHHRDPLAQINLVGDDFDWATGRLMEIAGKYAGNRLISLLEGGYDLEGLAESAGLHICRLMKG, from the coding sequence GAAGGTCATCCGGAACGCGCCGACCGGCTGCGCTCGCTGGCGATCGCGCTCCAGCATCCCAATTTCGAGAAGCTGGACCGGAAGAAGGCGCCGCAGGCAAGCGAGGATGCGGTGCTGCTTGCCCATCCTGAGGAGCACCTGCGGGCGGTGGTGCGCGAGATCCCGGAAGAGGACGAGGTTCACCAGATCGAGGCCGATACCTACGTCGGTCCACGAAGCCTGGAGGCGGCGCTGACTGGCGTCGGTGCGGCTATGGCAGCCGTGGATGACGTGTTCACTGGTGCCGCCGACAATGTCTTCGTTGCTGCGCGCCCTCCGGGCCATCACGCAGAGAAGACCAAAGCGATGGGCTTCTGTCTCTTCAACACCGCCGCGATTGCCGCACGTCACGCGCAGAAGACCTATGGTGCGGAGCGGGTGGCGATCGTCGACTGGGACGTCCATCATGGCAACGGCACGCAGGACATCTTCTGGGACGACCCGTCAGTGCTGTTCTGCTCCACCCATCAGATGCCGCTCTATCCGTGGACGGGCGCGAAGGACGAGACCGGCACGAAGGGTAATATTGTCAACGCACCGCTGGAAAAGGATTCCGCCAGTGAGCATTTCCGGGAAGCGTTCAAGAACCGCGTGATACCCGCGCTTGAGAACTTTCGCCCCGACTTCCTGATCATCTCGGCCGGGTTTGACGCGCATCATCGAGACCCGCTGGCGCAGATCAACCTCGTGGGCGACGATTTCGACTGGGCGACCGGACGCCTCATGGAAATTGCCGGGAAATACGCAGGGAACCGGCTTATCAGCCTGCTGGAGGGTGGCTATGATCTGGAAGGCTTGGCGGAATCAGCCGGGCTGCACATCTGCAGACTGATGAAGGGCTGA